TGTGTGACTGCAGCCTGTATGAGATGGTCCATTTCCTAAATTTCCAGTCTCCTAACATAGCCTTCATCGAGCCCAGGCTGAAATGCTTCACCCCCCGCAGCCTTGCAGGAGTCTTCTTCAGCCAGGTGGAGCTGAGGAAGTGTCAGAGCCCCGTGGTGCACACATCTGTGGCCAAGGTGAAGACCATCCTGGGCAGCACGGTGCTGCTGCGCTGCGGCACCACGGGCGTGCCCATCCCCGAGCtcagctggaggagagctgATGGGGCTCAGCTCAACGGCACAGGTGGGTTTGGCTTCAGCTTTTCTGCACACGGGACTGAGTGAGGCAGACCTGTACTAAGTGCAATTCACTCCTGCACTGTGATTTTCTACAGACTATAGAATTACTTACACGTTGATCTAAATATTATCATGTGTTATCATGTGCAGGAAGTTGGTTTGGCTTTGTTTCATAGCTATTGTGGTGGTGAGACAAGTCAAGGGATTTTCTGCAAATCTGTTGGAGCTAAAGACATGAAATATTTCCAACTGCAGCAATAAGTTGTTTTCAGTTAGTTAGTTATTTAGTCACTGGAAAGGCTTCCCACTGaattattctattattctatattttattcATCTATTCTATTGTTAATCCATTAGCAAATATCTCTGGAAGAGAGACGTCTGATGTGAATTCATCTGGGATTTAGATcagctgaagaagaaagaaaaggtagCAAACATACAGTATTACTGATatattaaaagacaaaaacccACTAAACTGCTGAAGAATACAACACTTCAGTAGGAATGTCCCCAAGGAATCATTCCCTCTAATAGACTGACAAAgtctcctggggaaaaaggtCTGTGGAAGAAACCCTGACCACCTGGTTTGAGCACCTCTTCTGTGCTTACCCCTCTCCTGGGGGAAGCCTTCAAACAGACACTAGTTTTGTGACAGATCATGATTTCATTTCCATTCACAAAAATGTTTGGAGCTGAAATTGCAACACTGGTCCTTTAATTTGTGGGGAATTTAGGGAAAAACCTTTGCTCTGCTGAAGATAGTTGTCCTTAGCTTTTTGTCCTACAAGTTTTCAGTCAGGACCTGAACCTTCTTGCCTCCAACCTGCCCTGAATACTCCTGCATCCTAGTCCTGCCCTGACTTCCACAGAGGATCTAAACCCAGCAGATAAACTGCTAAGTATTGGGTCCGATCTTCAAAGGGTTACAGGGCTCCTTGGGGCACAGAACAGGGAGcaattttctttcacagcagtAGAaccatttgaaataaatatcaTTTTCTGAGATCTGCACAAGTCATTGCTCTGTTGTGTAGGATgtagcagagctgctcctcataaTGATAATGTGTACCCATCATGCTGCAAACATCCCTCCTATACTTGAAAGAGAGCCACCACAACAAATAAACCAGGATGATTTCCTGAAAGTCTGTGTTGAGTTTACTTTGAGCTACAACTGAGATGGATGTATTTTGTGCCCCATTAAATCAGATGTTAGCACCTTTCAATAATAAGTTGGCTGGAAAGATAGGTTATTTCTCAGCAATGCCAGCTTCTGTGCCAATGCTATAATGTGACTATTTGAAATGCTGGTGTTCTGAGCAGAAAGGAGTGAGAAACAGTCCACAGTCTGTATGTAGAGGTAATTGCCATAGGTAGACacatagctttattttttttttatatactcATTCAGTAAATAATTAGACTGAAAAAGTAACTTCTGTTACCTTGTACTTCGCTGCCACTGAAAGGGGCCCTGGTTGCCAAGGCTGGATCCTGACCCCAAGAGGGCTTGTGAGAAGTTTGCATCCTCTTACCTTTGCCTTTCAGACATCTCCCTGGTTTACCTTTCAGCAGGAAAGGGCAGAGACAGCACATACCCATTCCAAGGAGGTTGGTTAAATAATGAAGAGGGTGCTTTACCCTTCCACAACATCCcaactctttctttttttctctgcaccaatagaaaaaggcaaaaaaagctAGTTTTAGCCTGCAAATAAATCACATGAGGAAATCAACATTCAGCTATGTACATACCACTTGGTGCTAAGTGTGTAAGGATAAACACTACAATAATTAAGCATAGAACAGATACTCTCATTCAACTATTTTTCCATATACTGTAGGCTAGTCCATGTGTGTTTATTGCAGTGAAATCTCCactgtttgtattttctttgcctCCACGGTCTGCAACTAATGCTCAAATAGATCATGTTGCTGCCTATTCCTTCCACTCTTTTAAGTATTGTACCTACATAAgaattttcaagtttttatttttaatggaagaacCTTTCCTGTTATGTTTTCAAGCTGTACATCAATTTGGAGGAAATAACATTAAATTTTTCACGTATATTAATTTTGTAGCAGTTTAAATCCTGACATAATCTAATTATAGTCCTTTTCTTAGATTACTTTGATTTTGTAATGTTCTTGGTGGCAAGCAGAAATGACGATTCCTTATCATATACTTTATCAAGCAGATATTTGGTGATGGAGTCTTAATATTTTACAAACATGAATTAATTCCATTCATCATTGCctgtttattttacatttttcctgcCTTGCAGTTCACCAAGAGATTTCCAGTGATGGGATGAGCTGGTCTATCCTGGGCCTGCCTGTAGTCTCTTACCTTGACTCTGGAGAGTACATCTGTAAAGCAAAGAATTTCCTGGGGGCAACGGAGGCGTTCATCTCGCTGATCATCACAGACTCAGAAAGCACGGATGACCCTAGCTCTAGTGCCAAAGGCACATGGAATGGCAAGGCGAGCGGGATGGAGGCAGCTGCCTACAACGACAAACTGGTGGCAAGGTATGTTATCACCACCTCCACTGTGCCCACCCTGGGGGCTGGGGCGGGCACCGGAGACAGCCTCCTCCTCCCGGAGATGGCACAAGACAGCAACCCCCAGAACCTGCTGGTGAGCCCCACCACgggccagcaggagccagagagGATGGTGAGGTCTGTCAGGGTCATAGGGGACACCGACCAGAGCATCACCCTGGCCTGGAAGGCGCCCATGGCGAAGAACACCACAGTGTTCAGCGTCCTTTACGCCGTCTTTGGGGAGAGGGACATGCGGCGGATCAACGCGGAACCAGGGAAGACCAAGCTCACTCTTTATGGGCTGCTGCCAAAGACCAAATACAtcgtgtgtgtctgtgtcaaGGGGCTGATCCCCAGGAAGGAACAGTGCATCATATTTTCCACAGATGAAGTTGTCAGCGCAGGAGGGACGCAGAAGCTCATCAACGTGGTTGTCATCAGCGTGGCCTGTGTCATTGCTGTTCCTCTGACCCTGGTGGTCTGCTGCGGAGCCCTGAAACGGCGCTGCAAGAAGTGCTTCGTGCGAAAACCCAAGGACGTTCAGGAATCCTACGTCACCTTTGAGAGCCTCTCCCCTGGGGCCAAGGCCAAAGGTGTGGAAGGAGAGTACTTGACTAGGCACACCCCCGACGAGTCCAACAGGCTGCTGTCTGCTCGCTCCAGCGTGGACTCGGAAGCCATACCAAAGATAGAGGGAC
The DNA window shown above is from Oenanthe melanoleuca isolate GR-GAL-2019-014 chromosome 6, OMel1.0, whole genome shotgun sequence and carries:
- the LRIT1 gene encoding leucine-rich repeat, immunoglobulin-like domain and transmembrane domain-containing protein 1 yields the protein MWLAVTLLCCWALPRAAGSCPSQCSCAFHSLAEGTKARTVLCNDPEMTLPPVNIPVDTTKLRIEKTAIRRVPGEAFHLLHSLEYLWMPYNSLASLSGITFKGLRRLQELRLDGNNLISFPWESLAGMPQLRLLDLHNNELTSVPSEAARYVKNITYLDLSSNKLMTLPQALIATWANLQAVPYFPNDNSKIILGLQDNPWVCDCSLYEMVHFLNFQSPNIAFIEPRLKCFTPRSLAGVFFSQVELRKCQSPVVHTSVAKVKTILGSTVLLRCGTTGVPIPELSWRRADGAQLNGTVHQEISSDGMSWSILGLPVVSYLDSGEYICKAKNFLGATEAFISLIITDSESTDDPSSSAKGTWNGKASGMEAAAYNDKLVARYVITTSTVPTLGAGAGTGDSLLLPEMAQDSNPQNLLVSPTTGQQEPERMVRSVRVIGDTDQSITLAWKAPMAKNTTVFSVLYAVFGERDMRRINAEPGKTKLTLYGLLPKTKYIVCVCVKGLIPRKEQCIIFSTDEVVSAGGTQKLINVVVISVACVIAVPLTLVVCCGALKRRCKKCFVRKPKDVQESYVTFESLSPGAKAKGVEGEYLTRHTPDESNRLLSARSSVDSEAIPKIEGQPNEYFC